From the Malus domestica chromosome 17, GDT2T_hap1 genome, one window contains:
- the LOC103432127 gene encoding S-linalool synthase-like isoform X2 — protein sequence MAEGVRIDEPLFKGCLDWVLQHQTTRGFWGDDDHVPTIESLTSTLVCIVALATWDVGHDAIQKGLAFIHATTEKLLEEQNNSFLEWFVIVFPAMVELAESKGLHVHFSHGSTALVEQVFQKRQQIFQMHRLVHSGDQQQYYSPELMQYLEALPAEAYDINLNETLLLCQSEEDGLLIQSPSVIAYAFMKTGRKEFLSKLNSIVQKCGFSVPAIYPMDENLPRVCLVNRTERLGLAEHFMAEITTMLGQVYRSYISCEEPKSKEKHAMPLQLYKDSLAFRLLRLHGYTVSPRKFCWFLHDEDMMVYIEEHHETFLSAMYNVYRATDVTFTGESELEDVKEFSKRILEKETIKDSKNLVGPSSMNGLQDQITHEISIPWLARLDHLEHRKFIETKLEPAGPWIGKDLSCRLSCQSNAMLLQLAIENYTLRQSIFRNELKELERWSKDIGLVDMGFARQKTAYCYFAVASTASHSSLSYVRSALVKAAVLVTVADDFFDKEGLMNELEALANAVERWQEKGLEGHGKAIFKSLKDFVDDISWQFFKQNGYDIKSYLQDLWHQAFVSWLKEAEWSKNGHPLSIVEYLQVATSSIASQTIILTAALLLDTPPGLEILKSPQSHPLTNSLMLLTRLLNDIQSYQREQEEGKPNLVLLHMKGNPNLGAEESIGIIQKVLDEKKKEFLEQALVNNGINGDDMPKACKKLHLSCLKAFHMFFNSTNAYDSPTELLADINKAIYDPLRMDAQGILKKDKPKSLASYGKSQTTCVVKVQGNLRKEFVAKPYFGYEVLSLKLRKPTILRDFGISRFASIPATGVNTPPLASCTRHVSAEINYKLFTL from the exons ATGGCAGAAGGAGTTCGAATCG ATGAACCCTTGTTCAAAGGATGCTTGGACTGGGTGCTCCAACACCAAACCACACGAGGCTTTTGGGGAGATGATGACCATGTTCCAACCATAGAGTCCCTCACTTCAACTCTTGTTTGCATTGTTGCACTTGCCACATGGGATGTTGGCCATGATGCCATTCAGAAAG GGCTAGCATTCATCCATGCAACCACAGAGAAGCTACTGGAAGAGCAAAATAATTCTTTTCTTGAGTGGTTTGTGATTGTTTTCCCAGCAATGGTGGAACTTGCAGAGAGCAAAGGACTGCATGTTCATTTTTCTCATGGTTCAACAGCGTTGGTAGAACAAGTCTTCCAAAAGAGACAACAAATATTCCAAATGCATag GTTGGTGCATAGTGGTGATCAGCAACAGTACTATTCACCAGAACTCATGCAATACCTAGAAGCTTTGCCTGCTGAAGCATATGATATTAACCTCAATGAGACTCTACTATTATGCCAAAGTGAGGAAGATGGGCTGTTAATCCAATCCCCATCAGTTATTGCATATGCTTTTATGAAGACAGGACGCAAGGAGTTTTTGTCCAAATTGAATTCTATTGTCCAAAAATGCGGGTTCTCAG TTCCTGCGATCTACCCCATGGATGAAAACCTTCCAAGGGTTTGTCTTGTTAATCGTACTGAGAGGCTGGGACTGGCAGAGCATTTCATGGCAGAGATAACAACTATGCTGGGACAAGTTTACAG aagttaCATCAGTTGCGAAGAGCCAAAGAGCAAGGAAAAGCATGCCATGCCACTTCAACTATATAAAGATTCACTTGCGTTTCGACTTCTCAGACTTCACGGTTATACAGTATCTCCTC GGAAGTTCTGCTGGTTCCTTCATGACGAAGATATGATGGTGTACATAGAAGAGCACCATGAAACTTTTCTGAGTGCCATGTATAATGTATACAGGGCGACTGATGTGACCTTTACAGGAGAAAGTGAGCTTGAGGATGTTAAGGAATTCTCTAAAAGAATACTAGAAAAGGAAACAATAAAAGATTCTAAGAATCTGGTCGGGCCTTCTAGTATGAATGGCTTGCAAGACCAG ATTACGCATGAAATTAGTATTCCATGGCTTGCTCGGTTGGATCATCTGGAGCACAGGAAGTTCATTGAGACGAAATTAGAGCCTGCTGGTCCATGGATAGGAAAGGATTTATCCTGCAG ATTATCATGTCAAAGCAATGCCATGCTGCTACAACTTGCTATAGAGAACTATACACTACGGCAGTCCATATTCAGAAATGAATTAAAGGAGTTAGAAAG GTGGTCAAAGGACATTGGTCTTGTTGACATGGGGTTTGCTAGACAGAAAACCGCGTACTGTTATTTTGCAGTTGCTTCAACAGCATCACATTCTTCCCTGTCATATGTACGGTCCGCACTTGTGAAAGCCGCAGTCCTTGTTACAGTTGCTGATGATTTTTTTGACAAGGAAGGTTTGATGAATGAATTGGAAGCTCTTGCCAATGCCGTCGAGAG ATGGCAGGAAAAAGGACTAGAAGGACATGGAAAAGCTATATTCAAGTCTCTAAAAGATTTTGTTGATGACATTTCTTGGCAATTCTTCAAACAAAATGGATATGACATAAAGAGTTATCTTCAGGATCTA TGGCATCAAGCATTTGTAAGCTGGTTAAAGGAAGCAGAATGGAGCAAAAATGGGCATCCCTTGTCAATTGTTGAGTACCTCCAAGTAGCCACAAGCTCCATTGCTTCACAGACTATTATTCTTACAGCTGCTCTTCTACTTGATACACCTCCAGGATTAGAGATCCTAAAGTCCCCTCAAAGTCATCCACTTACAAATTCACTTATGCTTTTGACACGGCTTTTGAACGACATTCAAAGCTATCAG AGGGAGCAAGAGGAGGGGAAGCCAAACCTTGTTCTGCTACACATGAAGGGAAATCCCAATTTGGGGGCTGAAGAATCAATTGGGATTATACAGAAGGTATTggatgaaaagaagaaagagtttCTAGAACAGGCTCTGGTGAATAATGGCATCAATGGGGATGATATGCCAAAGGCATGCAAAAAACTCCATCTCTCCTGCCTCAAAGCCTTTCATATGTTTTTCAATTCTACAAATGCATATGACTCCCCAACAGAATTGCTTGCGGACATCAACAAAGCGATTTATGATCCTTTGAGGATGGATGCACAAGGAATATTAAAGAAGGATAAACCTAAAAGCTTGGCTAGCTATGGAAAATCCCAGACTACTTGTGTTGTGAAAGTCCAAGGGAACTTAAGGAAAGAATTTGTGGCCAAACCTTACTTTGGATATGAGGTCTTGTCACTTAAGCTGAGAAAACCAACTATTTTACGAGATTTCGGAATTTCAAGGTTTGCATCTATTCCGGCTACTGGGGTTAACACTCCTCCTTTAGCTTCGTGCACTCGTCATGTTAGTGcagaaataaattataaattatttacttTGTAA
- the LOC103432127 gene encoding S-linalool synthase-like isoform X1 yields MDSQEILVKNLVMKVKQELFSPDVDLVSLVLPSPYDIAWLSMISNPHRGSDEPLFKGCLDWVLQHQTTRGFWGDDDHVPTIESLTSTLVCIVALATWDVGHDAIQKGLAFIHATTEKLLEEQNNSFLEWFVIVFPAMVELAESKGLHVHFSHGSTALVEQVFQKRQQIFQMHRLVHSGDQQQYYSPELMQYLEALPAEAYDINLNETLLLCQSEEDGLLIQSPSVIAYAFMKTGRKEFLSKLNSIVQKCGFSVPAIYPMDENLPRVCLVNRTERLGLAEHFMAEITTMLGQVYRSYISCEEPKSKEKHAMPLQLYKDSLAFRLLRLHGYTVSPRKFCWFLHDEDMMVYIEEHHETFLSAMYNVYRATDVTFTGESELEDVKEFSKRILEKETIKDSKNLVGPSSMNGLQDQITHEISIPWLARLDHLEHRKFIETKLEPAGPWIGKDLSCRLSCQSNAMLLQLAIENYTLRQSIFRNELKELERWSKDIGLVDMGFARQKTAYCYFAVASTASHSSLSYVRSALVKAAVLVTVADDFFDKEGLMNELEALANAVERWQEKGLEGHGKAIFKSLKDFVDDISWQFFKQNGYDIKSYLQDLWHQAFVSWLKEAEWSKNGHPLSIVEYLQVATSSIASQTIILTAALLLDTPPGLEILKSPQSHPLTNSLMLLTRLLNDIQSYQREQEEGKPNLVLLHMKGNPNLGAEESIGIIQKVLDEKKKEFLEQALVNNGINGDDMPKACKKLHLSCLKAFHMFFNSTNAYDSPTELLADINKAIYDPLRMDAQGILKKDKPKSLASYGKSQTTCVVKVQGNLRKEFVAKPYFGYEVLSLKLRKPTILRDFGISRFASIPATGVNTPPLASCTRHVSAEINYKLFTL; encoded by the exons ATGGATTCTCAAGAAATTTTGGTTAAGAATCTGGTAATGAAAGTTAAACAAGAATTGTTTTCACCGGATGTTGATCTTGTTTCTCttgttcttccttctccttACGACATTGCGTGGCTGTCGATGATTTCGAATCCTCACCGAGGATCAGATGAACCCTTGTTCAAAGGATGCTTGGACTGGGTGCTCCAACACCAAACCACACGAGGCTTTTGGGGAGATGATGACCATGTTCCAACCATAGAGTCCCTCACTTCAACTCTTGTTTGCATTGTTGCACTTGCCACATGGGATGTTGGCCATGATGCCATTCAGAAAG GGCTAGCATTCATCCATGCAACCACAGAGAAGCTACTGGAAGAGCAAAATAATTCTTTTCTTGAGTGGTTTGTGATTGTTTTCCCAGCAATGGTGGAACTTGCAGAGAGCAAAGGACTGCATGTTCATTTTTCTCATGGTTCAACAGCGTTGGTAGAACAAGTCTTCCAAAAGAGACAACAAATATTCCAAATGCATag GTTGGTGCATAGTGGTGATCAGCAACAGTACTATTCACCAGAACTCATGCAATACCTAGAAGCTTTGCCTGCTGAAGCATATGATATTAACCTCAATGAGACTCTACTATTATGCCAAAGTGAGGAAGATGGGCTGTTAATCCAATCCCCATCAGTTATTGCATATGCTTTTATGAAGACAGGACGCAAGGAGTTTTTGTCCAAATTGAATTCTATTGTCCAAAAATGCGGGTTCTCAG TTCCTGCGATCTACCCCATGGATGAAAACCTTCCAAGGGTTTGTCTTGTTAATCGTACTGAGAGGCTGGGACTGGCAGAGCATTTCATGGCAGAGATAACAACTATGCTGGGACAAGTTTACAG aagttaCATCAGTTGCGAAGAGCCAAAGAGCAAGGAAAAGCATGCCATGCCACTTCAACTATATAAAGATTCACTTGCGTTTCGACTTCTCAGACTTCACGGTTATACAGTATCTCCTC GGAAGTTCTGCTGGTTCCTTCATGACGAAGATATGATGGTGTACATAGAAGAGCACCATGAAACTTTTCTGAGTGCCATGTATAATGTATACAGGGCGACTGATGTGACCTTTACAGGAGAAAGTGAGCTTGAGGATGTTAAGGAATTCTCTAAAAGAATACTAGAAAAGGAAACAATAAAAGATTCTAAGAATCTGGTCGGGCCTTCTAGTATGAATGGCTTGCAAGACCAG ATTACGCATGAAATTAGTATTCCATGGCTTGCTCGGTTGGATCATCTGGAGCACAGGAAGTTCATTGAGACGAAATTAGAGCCTGCTGGTCCATGGATAGGAAAGGATTTATCCTGCAG ATTATCATGTCAAAGCAATGCCATGCTGCTACAACTTGCTATAGAGAACTATACACTACGGCAGTCCATATTCAGAAATGAATTAAAGGAGTTAGAAAG GTGGTCAAAGGACATTGGTCTTGTTGACATGGGGTTTGCTAGACAGAAAACCGCGTACTGTTATTTTGCAGTTGCTTCAACAGCATCACATTCTTCCCTGTCATATGTACGGTCCGCACTTGTGAAAGCCGCAGTCCTTGTTACAGTTGCTGATGATTTTTTTGACAAGGAAGGTTTGATGAATGAATTGGAAGCTCTTGCCAATGCCGTCGAGAG ATGGCAGGAAAAAGGACTAGAAGGACATGGAAAAGCTATATTCAAGTCTCTAAAAGATTTTGTTGATGACATTTCTTGGCAATTCTTCAAACAAAATGGATATGACATAAAGAGTTATCTTCAGGATCTA TGGCATCAAGCATTTGTAAGCTGGTTAAAGGAAGCAGAATGGAGCAAAAATGGGCATCCCTTGTCAATTGTTGAGTACCTCCAAGTAGCCACAAGCTCCATTGCTTCACAGACTATTATTCTTACAGCTGCTCTTCTACTTGATACACCTCCAGGATTAGAGATCCTAAAGTCCCCTCAAAGTCATCCACTTACAAATTCACTTATGCTTTTGACACGGCTTTTGAACGACATTCAAAGCTATCAG AGGGAGCAAGAGGAGGGGAAGCCAAACCTTGTTCTGCTACACATGAAGGGAAATCCCAATTTGGGGGCTGAAGAATCAATTGGGATTATACAGAAGGTATTggatgaaaagaagaaagagtttCTAGAACAGGCTCTGGTGAATAATGGCATCAATGGGGATGATATGCCAAAGGCATGCAAAAAACTCCATCTCTCCTGCCTCAAAGCCTTTCATATGTTTTTCAATTCTACAAATGCATATGACTCCCCAACAGAATTGCTTGCGGACATCAACAAAGCGATTTATGATCCTTTGAGGATGGATGCACAAGGAATATTAAAGAAGGATAAACCTAAAAGCTTGGCTAGCTATGGAAAATCCCAGACTACTTGTGTTGTGAAAGTCCAAGGGAACTTAAGGAAAGAATTTGTGGCCAAACCTTACTTTGGATATGAGGTCTTGTCACTTAAGCTGAGAAAACCAACTATTTTACGAGATTTCGGAATTTCAAGGTTTGCATCTATTCCGGCTACTGGGGTTAACACTCCTCCTTTAGCTTCGTGCACTCGTCATGTTAGTGcagaaataaattataaattatttacttTGTAA